In Aegilops tauschii subsp. strangulata cultivar AL8/78 chromosome 3, Aet v6.0, whole genome shotgun sequence, one genomic interval encodes:
- the LOC109782303 gene encoding zinc finger BED domain-containing protein RICESLEEPER 2-like — protein sequence MLLYMLSILESEHDEGLKDKDDAFMSVDAEVDAEADAEAAAAEAGDESFLRSIIEDEDAEAKVGEGANPEAAQDDKPKGRKQMASRSQIWEHFTKVFDDKGLVKEVKCKYCDRPIQATTSINGTTAMRRHFGTCKRSPNKKMDPNQTTLQATPGDGINTWRYDAEKVRKAFAVMVIEDELPFAFGEKSGFRKFISIACPRFTPPSRRTCTRDTVKIYLDEKCKLKKFFKENCGSVCVTTDCWTSQQQDGYMVVTAHFVDEEWKYHKKIINFIMVKGHKGKDLGKNLQRCLMEWGLERVMTVTVDNASNNDGCIVHLRKCMVEAKTSIAAGKFLHMRCAAHIVNLIVQDGLKEVELSIKRVRAAVRYIKNGTSRLVKFKELALEEKVKSKAFLNLDVCTRWNSTYIMLKAAITYAKVFTRYCEDDPLYALDLSEEKGGFGYPDEMDWENARKMAAFLAHFYDLTIRVSSSLHVTSNNFLFEVGNIHILVQNWMSSTDPLQKPMAERIKEKFDKYWGSWHENEKVKDKGPIVNERGKGKKKEKEEKEKENLNLLIFIAAALDPREIHAYFGDIQ from the exons ATGCTGCTTTAT ATGCTTTCTATACTGGAATCTGAACATGATGAGGGATTGAAGGACAAAGATGATGCATTTATGAGTGTAGATGCAGAGGTAGATGCAGAAGCAGATGCAGAAGCAGCGGCTGCAGAAGCAGGAGACGAATCATTCTTACGTAGCAtcattgaagatgaagatgccgaagCAAAAGTTGGTGAAGGTGCCAATCCAGAAGCTGCTCAAGATGACAAGCCAAAAGGACGGAAGCAAATGGCATCAAGATCACAAATCTGGGAGCATTTTACCAAAGTTTTTGATGACAAGGGGTTAGTAAAGGAAGTAAAATGCAAGTATTGTGACCGACCAATTCAAGCTACTACATCaatcaatggaacaacagcaatGCGCAGGCACTTTGGTACATGCAAGCGCAGTCCGAATAAGAAAATGGATCCAAATCAGACCACTTTGCAAGCAACTCCAGGAGATGGCATTAATACTTGGAGATATGATGCAGAAAAAGTTAGGAAGGCATTTGCTGTGATGGTCATAGAGGATGAACTGCCTTTTGCATTTGGTGAGAAATCTGGATTCAGAAAGTTCATTTCAATCGCTTGCCCCCGCTTTACTCCACCATCAAGAAGAACTTGTACTAGGGACACTGTCAAAATCTATCTAGATGAGAAATGCAAGTTGAAAAAGTTTTTCAAAGAGAATTGTGGAAGTGTGTGTGTAACCACTGATTGTTGGACTTCTCAGCAGCAAGATGGCTATATGGTAGTGACTGCACACTTCGTTGATGAAGAGTGGAAGTATCATAAGAAGATTATTAATTTCATTATGGTGAAGGGCCACAAAGGGAAGGATCTTGGGAAGAACTTGCAGAGATGTTTGATGGAATGGGGGCTAGAGAGAGTTATGACAGTCACCGTGGATAATGCAAGCAATAATGATGGCTGCATTGTTCACTTGAGAAAGTGCATGGTTGAGGCCAAAACTAGCATAGCTGCTGGAAAGTTTTTGCATATGAGATGTGCGGCACATATTGTCAACCTTATTGTACAAGATGGCCTAAAAGAAGTTGAACTTTCAATCAAACGTGTCCGAGCTGCTGTGCGATACATCAAGAATGGGACTTCTCGGTTGGTAAAATTCAAAGAGCTAGCATTGGAAGAAAAAGTTAAGAGCAAAGCATTCTTGAACCTAGATGTATGCACTCGGTGGAACTCAACTTACATAATGTTGAAGGCTGCCATCACCTACGCGAAGGTGTTTACAAGGTACTGTGAGGATGACCCATTGTATGCGTTGGACTTGTCTGAAGAAAAAGGAGGATTTGGGTATCCAGATGAAATGGATTGGGAAAATGCTAGGAAAATGGCTGCCTTTCTTGCTCATTTTTATGATCTTACTATTCGTGTGTCATCCTCACTTCATGTCACTTCCAACAACTTTCTTTTCGAGGTTGGCAATATACACATATTGGTTCAAAATTGGATGAGCAGTACAGATCCTTTGCAAAAACCTATGGCAGAGAGGATAAAAGAAAAGTTTGACAAATACTGGGGGTCTTGGCATGAGAATGAAAAGGTGAAGGATAAGGGTCCTATTGTAAATGAAAGAgggaaagggaagaagaaggagaaggaggagaaggagaaggaaaatcTCAACTTGCTCATTTTTATTGCTGCAGCTCTTGATCCAAG